A window from Cryptomeria japonica chromosome 1, Sugi_1.0, whole genome shotgun sequence encodes these proteins:
- the LOC131057845 gene encoding uncharacterized protein LOC131057845, with product MKSSDNLGALKRIIESTKREKPTVAERLRRNRMIYFCAKLESLIPTTLPKADRSGLLEDAGNYIKELQDQLSQLKRKRECFQAKIHEKTVNARIEVTKIDVEVKERESVIIISSIRKPKHFWRVIMEVEQQGLEVNISQFSSSDIFVYLYFHAFFSEGVKEVDHAQLQNSLKTRLLAVY from the exons ATGAAATCAAGTGATAATCTCGGAGCACTGAAACGCATAATTGAATCTACAAAGAGGGAAAAACCAACGGTTGCAGAGAGGCTGAGAAGAAACCGAATGATTTATTTCTGTGCAAAACTCGAATCTCTCATACCAACAACTCTTCCAAAG GCTGACAGAAGCGGTCTACTGGAGGATGCTGGCAATTACATTAAAGAACTGCAAGACCAACTGAGCCAActgaagagaaagagagagtgttTTCAAGCAAAGATACATGAGAAAACAGTGAATGCAAGAATAGAGGTCACTAAGATTGATGTGGAGGTTAAGGAAAGGGAATCTGTAATTATCATCAGTAGCATTAGAAAGCCGAAGCACTTTTGGAGGGTGATTATGGAGGTTGAACAACAGGGTCTAGAAGTAAACATATCACAGTTTTCTTCAAGCGACATCTTTGTGTATCTTTACTTCCATGCCTTTTTCAGTGAGGGTGTGAAAGAAGTTGACCATGCTCAGCTACAAAATTCTCTAAAAACCAGGCTATTAGCTGTATATTAG